One uncultured Carboxylicivirga sp. genomic window, TTGAATTGAATAATATCAAAACAGATAAAAGCACTTATTCTGCAGGTCAGACAATGACTGTTAGCTGTGATGTAGCAAATGTAGGTAGCCTTGATGGTGCTGAGGTGGTACAGGTTTATGTTGGTAAGGTAAAATCCAAAGTAGACAGATCACTTAAAGAATTGAAAGGGTTTGATAAAATTAAGGTTGTGGCTAATGACAAACAAACCGTTAATATCTCAATAGATATTGATGATTTAGCTTATTATTGCACTGAAAAAGGAGACTGGGAGCTTGAAAAAGGTCAGTATGTTGTTTATGTTGGAACGGCATCTGATCAAATTAAAAAGAAAATTAAGATTTCTGTTGAATAAGAGTAGAGGACTATGCTAATCTAACTGATTGGTATAGTCCTTTTTAAAAATATATTGAATGAAATTGATCTCACGTATTCTGATTTTATCTCTTCTACTGCTTGTCTTTAATTTTTCATCGGCGGTTGCATCAACTCAATATTCCTTTCTAAGATTAAGTGCCCGCGATGGGCTGGTAAATAATCAGGTTACGTGTTTATTTGAAGATTCCAAAGGTTTCATCTGGATTGGGACAACTTCCGGTCTGAGTCGTTTTGATGGAAACCATTTTGTTAATTTTTCTCACGATCGAAACGATTCGACTACGATTGGGGACAATTATATTACAAGCATTCAGGAAGATAAAGAAGGGATGCTTTGGATTGAGACACGCTGGGAAATGTCAGTTTACAATCCACTTACCAACCATTTCAGGAATGATGTAAGAGAATATCTGCAACCCAAAGGAATACTTGAACAAATTGAACGTGTTTATATTGATCAGAATAAAGCGATTTGGTATCGTTCTGCTTCAAGAGGAAAATATTTTTTTCTTGACACAGTTGCTCATCAATTAGTTGATCCTTTTCAAACGGATAATAAAAATGGCTTTCAACAGCAATTGATACACAAAGATGGAAAGTATTATCTGTTATACGTAAATGGATTGATTGAAACGTATGATGATAAGAGTCATCGGTTAATCCGTTCGCATGATGCTTTACTGGAACAATATGCAGAGGAGGAAAATGAGCCAAATCTGTATGTTGATAAGGACGGAGATTTTTATGTGTATGGCAATAATATAGGTATCAACTATTTTAACTCTAAAACTCAGAAGTGGGAGTATATTACAATGGATCATCCAACCATGAAATTATCCAGCAATATTATAAGAAGAATTGTTCAGGATGATAAAGGTTTGATCTGGGTTGGAACTGACCACGGAGGAATAGATATTCTCAATAAATATTCACATGAGATACAAACACTGTCATATCAAAAAGACAATCCAACAAGTATATCTCAAAATACGATAACAGATATTTTTATAGATAGCAATAACCTTATTTGGGTCGGTACATTTAAAAACGGAATCAGTTATTATCACGAAAGCATATTTAAATTTGCTCATTATCACAGCTCGAGTCATCAGGATAATGGGTTGCCATACAATGATGTGAACTGTTTTGCTGAAGATGCCCAAGGCAATTTGTGGATTGGGACCAATGGTGGTGGTTTAGTTTATTTCGACCGTAAGAATAATACATACAAGAGTTACACACATGATCCGGGTAATTCAAACTCAATAAGTAATAATGTTGTTGTTGGATTGTTTATCGACACTGAAGGGATATTGTGGATTGGAACTTACACGGGTGGATTAAACTCATTTGATGGAAAAAATTTTAAGACTTATAAAGTTAAAAAAGGGTCTCACAACTCTTTAACCAGTAATAATATTTGGGATATCGTTGAAGATGATCAGCAACGACTGTGGATTGCAACTTTAGGAGGAGGTGTTAATATTTTTGATAAAAAAACGAATCGTTTCGAAGAAGTAACAAACCTTGGAAACGTGCAGTTACCTTCAGCTTTTGTTAGTCAGATATGCAAAATGAATACTGGTAATCTGGTTTTTGGTACTGCCTTAGGTGTAGTATTTTACGATATGAAAGAAAAACGATATCGTTATCATCCCAACGCAATAAAGGATTCTCCAATATCAATTAGTAATAACAATGTAAATGATGTATTTGAAGATAGTCGTGGTTGGATATGGATTGCTACTCGTGAAGGGCTTACCATGTTTGATCCTTATAACGACTATATAAAAACGTTTGACCGGGAAGATGGATTACCGACTGGAATTATTAATTGTATTCTTGAAGATGAATTTCAGGCTATCTGGGTTAGTAAATCATCAGGTGTTTCTCAGATTATACCTAAAGCAATTGCTTCTGCCAGTGAGTATGAATTTATGATTACTAATTACACCGAAGACGATGGTTTACAAGGGCAGGAATTCAATGTAAATGCAAGTTTAAGAACCTCGGACGATGATTTGATTTTTGGAGGTCCTAATGGGTTTAATCTATTTAAACCCAAAAACATGAAGTATAATAAAATACTTCCTAATGTTGTTTTTACTGAATTACAGGTGTTTAATAAGCCTGTTAAGGTGGGGGAGAAAATCAATGGTAAGGTTTTGCTTACTAAATCGATAACAGAGACAGAGCACATAACCTTAAAGCACTCAATGAATGTTTTCTCCATCGAATTTGCTGGATTGAGTTATTTTAATCCCAATAAGGTTAAGTTTAAATATATGCTCGAAGGTTTTGATCAGGGTTGGAACGAAACTTCCAGCGCTAATTCAAAAGTGACTTATACCAATTTAAACGGAGGAGATTATGAGTTTAAAGTAATGGCCTGTAATAACGATGGTTTCTGGAATGAAACTCCTTCAACCATAAAATTGACAGTATTACCACCATTTTATGCTTCTAATCTGGCCTTCGTAATCTATTTCATTTTCATTTCTGGTATTTTGATTTACATCAGGTACTCGATGCTTAAGAAAGAACGTATGAAGCTGCAGATGGAGAATGATCGGATTCTTGCCCAAAAGCATCATGAAATGGATGAAATGAAGCTAAGATTTCTTACCAATGTGAGTCACGAATTCCGCACTCCTCTAACACTGATTTTAACTCCACTGGAGAAACTGTTGAAGATGGATAAGGCTCCTTCTGAACGTAACCTGTTGGAAACCATTCAAAGAAACACGAACGAGCTTTTGAATTTGGTGAATCAGTTACTTGATTTTAGAAAGCTGGATCTGCACGGATTGAGATTCAATCCATCCTACGGTGACATCGTTAATTTTTTAAGTGGTGTGTGTAATAACTTCACTGATTCATTCCAGAAGTCAGGTGTTCAATTCTCATTTAATTCCAATATTAACCAGTTTTTCTTTCGTTTTGATCATGAAAAACTGAATAAGGTGATGATGAATTTAATTTCCAATGCCTTAAAATTCACTCCTAAAGGAGGGGAAGTTTTGGTAACTATTGACCGGATAAACACTAACGAAAATAAACAGGGAGAAATTCAGATTAGGGTAAAAGATACAGGTGTTGGAATTGAAAAATCTGATCATGAAAAGATCTTTGAACGTTTCTATCAATCCAGCAATAGTAGTGCTTTAGGTTATTCAGGCAGTGGTATCGGATTGAATCTAGTGAAGGAGATGATTGAATTGCATAATGGTTCAATAAAGGTAGAATCGATACCCAATAAAGGAGCCGAATTCATTGTAAGTATTCCAGTTCCAGAAGAACAGATTACCGAAGAGAAAGAAGTTAAAGTTGAAACTCAATCGCAAGGGCCGATTGAAAAGCCAGCCAAAGAGAAAAAAGTTCAGGGAAAACCTATTGTGTTATTGATTGAAGACAATTTCGATTTCAGATCATTTATGCGTGAAACGCTTATGGATACCTATGAGGTACATGAAGCAGCTGATGGTGTTGAAGGATACGAGTTGGTATTTAAATTGGTGCCTGATTTGATCATTAGTGATGTGATGATGCCTCGAATGGATGGTTTGGAAATGTGCAAGAAATTGAAAAATGATGCACGAACATCCCACATTCCTTTAATTTTATTAACAGCCCGAACAGCAGATGAAGATAAAATAAAAGGTCTTGAAATCGGAGCTGATGATTATATCACGAAGCCTTTTAATATGGATCTTTTATTGTTACGCATTCAAAATCTGGTTGAGAAGCAACTAAAAGTACAAGACCATTTTCAAAAGAATATAGATATTTCACCATCAGTAGTTGAAATTACTTCCCTGGATGAAAAGCTGATTAAAAAAGCAATTTCTTGTGTAGAAAAGAATATTTCTGAAGCCAGATTTTCAGTTGAAGATCTTAGTAGAGAATTAGGTATGAGCCGTGTTTATCTTTATAAAAAGCTGATGGCAATAACGGGTAAAAGTCCGGTTGAATTTATTCGAATTATCAGGTTGAAAAGAGGAGCACAACTATTAGAGAAAAGTCAGTTAACAGTTGCTGAAATTGCCTATGAAGTTGGATTTAACAGTCCCCGATATTTCAGTAAATACTTTAAAGAAGAATATGGTATGTTGCCAACTGCATATATTAAAGAGAAGACCAATAAGTAATTTATTAAAAACGGCTGGTGATAATCATCAATCAGCCGTTTTTAATTATGTAATTAGTCAATATTAATTATAACCTGGGTTTTGATCCCATTCCACATCTTTATTACGTTGAATTTCTGTCAAAGGAATTGGGAGTAACAATATTCTTGGGTCCAGGCCGCTAATAGTACCTTTAATTGAAACATCAGTATTGATTTTAGCTCTTTCAATTAAGGTGCCTGTTCGCATTAAAGTTACACGTCTGTTTTCTTCAGCAAATAGTTCTCTGGCTCGTTCATCCAGGATAAAGTCCATTGTTATATCTGAATCACTTACCTGGCCTAATGACGCATTGCCGGTTTCGATTCGTGCATTTTTAAAGGCTCTATCTCTTATGATATTAATATCGTCGGCAGCACCACCAGGATTACTGTTTTTAAAACGGGCCTCAGCTCGGAGCAGGTAGGTTTCTCCCAGTCGCATCATCGGAAAATCTTTAATACAGGTCCATCCCCAAGGGTCGTCTGGGTCAAACGAATCCCACTTTCTTGTATATGGAAACATAGCTTCTAATGTATCACTTGCAGCCAAAACAACCTGATCACCTGTTTTAACTTCTATAACATCAACTGCATCCGGAGAATCGGCAGATACACGGAATCCGTTTGCATCAACTCCAATGGAGGCAGTCCAGTCTGGTGCATTGTAATGGAAAGTGCGCGTAATATTAAATTCCGAATTTCTCATGTCACCATCAGCATATAGGTCATATTTAACCCAGTTACTTGGACGCATACGTCCGTTACCACGTCCACCATAAGGACTAATTGTACCTTCATCAGGGTCTTGAACGGAATATACCATACCCGGAACATTGTGATAGGCAGGAACCCAAACTCTGCGTTGTTGTGGAGCATTGGTAAAACCTCCTGTCACATTCTTTGTATATTCCAACTCAAATGTCCAGATGGCTTCTTTATTACCTTGCGAACGACGCTGATTTCCATACATAAACATATCATGAAAATAATCACCATTTTTATTAGCCGCAATGCCATACCGATCTTCGATTAATTCAAAATCACCGCTTTCAATGATGTCTGTCAATACATCTTCAGCTAAACTTGGTTGATTGGTTCTTAAATATACTTCACCCAAACATTGCATCGCCATATGTTTATTTGCTCTGCTTTCAGATACAGTCTCATCAATTGATGGCAGGTTGGCGGCAGCATAAATCAGATCTTCGATAATCTGGCTGTTGACCTGTGCAACAGGTGTACGTTCAAGATCTGTTCTTGCACTGGCAGTAGGTTCAATTAGTAATGGCACATTACCGTATAATGTGGCCAGAAGATTGTAAGCATATGCTCTGAAGAATTTGGCTTCTCCAATTTTAGCCGGGTCTCCATCCTCGCCAATCGATTTAAGTGCATTATTGGCATTGTTAATTATTTGATAGCACTGGCTCCACATATAGGAAACTGCACCATTTTCACCAGTAAGATCTTCATATTTGAAAAATGGTATTTCAACACCTTCAATTCCACCAGGAGAACAAACATCGGTGCCAACTTGCCAAACACAATTCCAACCTTGACGATTAGACCATGTCCATAGTTGACCAAACCGATAATGTAAACCTTTTAAAGCAGCTTCAATACCAGCTTCGTCAGTAAGTGTTTCTGGAGCGTAGGATGAATAAGGTGTTTCATCTAAAAAATCATCGCTACATGAGATGGTAAATACAATAATAACCATCGATAATATAATTGAGAATTTTATTGTCTTCATAGCTTCTTTTATAATGTCAGGTTAATACCACATACAATTGTTCTAACACTTGGGTAATTGATTTCCCAATTACCTGTACCTCTATAATCGCTTCTTTCTTCAGGATCCCAACCAATCCAATCGGTGAATGTAAACAGGTTACGGCCACTTACATATACATTTAGGGCATCAATCCCAATTCGGTTGGTTATTTCCTTAGAGAATTCATAATTAAGAGTGACATCTTTAATACGGGTATAATTGTTTTTTACAGGAAATCCATATCCATGTGGATTAGAATTTTTATTTAATGAACGCCATTCATTACTCTTATTGTCGGGAGTCCAATAGCCAATTTCTGCTAGACTATTCCTGCGCTCTAACTCATCAGATGCCATTCCAATATGATGATTATTTCGCATTGCACCCTGAACTGTTTGAATGAAAACATTCAATGTCCAGTTTTTATATGTGAATGTATTGGTAAAACCACCTGTCCATTTTGGTGATGTTTGTCCAAGAATAATACGGTCGTTATCATCTATAACACCATCAGGAATGCCATCTGGCCCACTAATGTCGGCTAATTTAACATCACCAGGCTTAGCAACCGGATCCCAATCTAAATGGTCTCCTGCGGCTATTTCATCCTCTTGCCATATGCCAACTTTTTGAAAATCCCTGATTACACCAATTGGTTCACCAATAAACCAACCACTACCCAGATCATCTTCTCCATCACCATATAGCTCAACAATTTCATTTTTATTAGAAGCATAAACAATTGAACTGCTCCACTTGAAATCACTTGTTGCGATATTAACAGTGTTTAAGGTAAGTTCTAAACCTTTACTTTTTGTTTCTCCTATATTAGCTGTAACTTCTGAGAAACCTGATGCAGCAGGAAGCTTTCTTGACAATAACAGATCCAGGTTTTGATCAGAATAAACATCAAGTGTACCATTGATTCTGTTTCGTAAGAAACCAAAATCAACACCAATATTTAAACTTTTTTTACTTTCCCAGCTTAAGTCTGAGTTTCCTAATTGATTGGCAACCATTGCAATATTTGTTTCACCACCTAAAGCTATCTGCACATCACTCATGGTTGTAAAGGTTTTATATACCGAAACAGCCTCATTACCTGAAGTTCCGTATGAAAGACGTAGTTTCATGTTATTAATGGCTTCAATTCCACTAAAAAAGTTTTCATGATGAAGATTCCAACCTAAAGCAACAGATGGGAAAGTACCATACTTTAAACCTTCAGAAAAAACAGAAGATCCATCTCGACGAACAGTAAATGTAAATAAGTAGCGACTATCAAAAGAATAGTTTAATCTTCCCATTTGTGATACAGCTGCATATCGATCAGCATAGGAACTGACAGACGAAGTAGCTCCAGCCTGCATTCTGTTCCATTCCAGTTCATCGTTTACAAAATTTTGAGCTCTTGACCAGTTTTCATTATAGTTCCGTTCCTGTGCAGAATATACTGCAGTTAAATCCAAATGATGTTTGGCAATGTCCTTACTGTATCCTAAAATATTTTCAATAGTGTAGGCTTGTGTCTCATAGTGCCAAATCTGAGCAGTTCCTAACAGGTCGTTTACAGTTTCTCCTGTATAGCTACTTGTTCTTCTTGGTATGTATGAGTATCCAGCATTTAATTTATAAGTTAAACCGGATAAAGGGGTCCATATTTTACCGAAATCAAGATCAGCATATCCATTGATATTAACATTGAACTGACGGCGTTCAGGATCGGTGGTTGTAGGAAGTAATGGGTTTGACCATAATGTCTCGCCGAACATAGGATAGATAGTATAAGACCCGTCATCTTCATACATCCTTCCGTAAGGACTCATAGCTTCCGCATTTAGGAGGTTAGCACGACCACCGTCTCTGTTATGAGCTACAATAGTTGAATTTGTTCCTACTTTCAGATAATCGGTAACGTTTGCTTCGAGGTTAGTGCGTAATGAATAACGTTTATAATTATAGCCTTTAACAACCCCTTTTTGGTCAAGAATATCTCCTGAAATATAATAGGTAAGGCTTTCGTTGGCTCCCGAAATACTTATATTATGGTTCTGCTGAATACCTGTTTGTGAAACAGCATCAATCCAGTCAATAGTACTACTGTTTTCATAGTTTTCAACTTCGTATTCATATTTAACCTGATCGTGATACATAGGTGAACCATTGATCCGATTCCCTTCTTTGTAACGGGCTATCAGTTCTTCTGGAGAAACCATTTCCGGTATGTGCGCAAAATGTTCAATACCCATATAACCTGAATATCTAATTGTAGGTTTGCCAGACTGGCCTCGTTTGGTGGTGATTAGGATAACGCCATTGGCACCATTCATACCATAAATGGCGACAGCCGATGCATCTTTCAAAATTTCAATGGATTCAATGTCATTTGGATTAATATCATTGATTGAGCCACCCATTTTAGTGATAGGAACACCGTCAACTACAACATAAGGATCGGTTGACGCTGTTATAGAGCCTCCACCTCTTACCGTGATGTTAGGTGCTGTTCCGGGTATGGATGACACCTGATTAATCACAACACCAGCAACAGACCCCTGAACGGCTTGCATAA contains:
- a CDS encoding TonB-dependent receptor is translated as MKKIHELCAWDKYAIIKTLRVMRLTILFMMIGVMQMFATSTYSQKTRVTLDLTNTSIAEVLLNIEDQSEFYFLYNRKLVDVERKVNISMKKSTIDNVLNEIFDGTDTEHQVIDRRIILAPSSLNENQQETITVSGTVKDGNDDPLPGVSIVIKGTSNGTITDMNGQYSLKNVPTNATLIFSFIGMESQEVIVNGQEQISIILQESTYGMDEVIVVGYGTQKKSDITGSVASVSSERLSKIPVSNVMQAVQGSVAGVVINQVSSIPGTAPNITVRGGGSITASTDPYVVVDGVPITKMGGSINDINPNDIESIEILKDASAVAIYGMNGANGVILITTKRGQSGKPTIRYSGYMGIEHFAHIPEMVSPEELIARYKEGNRINGSPMYHDQVKYEYEVENYENSSTIDWIDAVSQTGIQQNHNISISGANESLTYYISGDILDQKGVVKGYNYKRYSLRTNLEANVTDYLKVGTNSTIVAHNRDGGRANLLNAEAMSPYGRMYEDDGSYTIYPMFGETLWSNPLLPTTTDPERRQFNVNINGYADLDFGKIWTPLSGLTYKLNAGYSYIPRRTSSYTGETVNDLLGTAQIWHYETQAYTIENILGYSKDIAKHHLDLTAVYSAQERNYNENWSRAQNFVNDELEWNRMQAGATSSVSSYADRYAAVSQMGRLNYSFDSRYLFTFTVRRDGSSVFSEGLKYGTFPSVALGWNLHHENFFSGIEAINNMKLRLSYGTSGNEAVSVYKTFTTMSDVQIALGGETNIAMVANQLGNSDLSWESKKSLNIGVDFGFLRNRINGTLDVYSDQNLDLLLSRKLPAASGFSEVTANIGETKSKGLELTLNTVNIATSDFKWSSSIVYASNKNEIVELYGDGEDDLGSGWFIGEPIGVIRDFQKVGIWQEDEIAAGDHLDWDPVAKPGDVKLADISGPDGIPDGVIDDNDRIILGQTSPKWTGGFTNTFTYKNWTLNVFIQTVQGAMRNNHHIGMASDELERRNSLAEIGYWTPDNKSNEWRSLNKNSNPHGYGFPVKNNYTRIKDVTLNYEFSKEITNRIGIDALNVYVSGRNLFTFTDWIGWDPEERSDYRGTGNWEINYPSVRTIVCGINLTL
- a CDS encoding two-component regulator propeller domain-containing protein — encoded protein: MKLISRILILSLLLLVFNFSSAVASTQYSFLRLSARDGLVNNQVTCLFEDSKGFIWIGTTSGLSRFDGNHFVNFSHDRNDSTTIGDNYITSIQEDKEGMLWIETRWEMSVYNPLTNHFRNDVREYLQPKGILEQIERVYIDQNKAIWYRSASRGKYFFLDTVAHQLVDPFQTDNKNGFQQQLIHKDGKYYLLYVNGLIETYDDKSHRLIRSHDALLEQYAEEENEPNLYVDKDGDFYVYGNNIGINYFNSKTQKWEYITMDHPTMKLSSNIIRRIVQDDKGLIWVGTDHGGIDILNKYSHEIQTLSYQKDNPTSISQNTITDIFIDSNNLIWVGTFKNGISYYHESIFKFAHYHSSSHQDNGLPYNDVNCFAEDAQGNLWIGTNGGGLVYFDRKNNTYKSYTHDPGNSNSISNNVVVGLFIDTEGILWIGTYTGGLNSFDGKNFKTYKVKKGSHNSLTSNNIWDIVEDDQQRLWIATLGGGVNIFDKKTNRFEEVTNLGNVQLPSAFVSQICKMNTGNLVFGTALGVVFYDMKEKRYRYHPNAIKDSPISISNNNVNDVFEDSRGWIWIATREGLTMFDPYNDYIKTFDREDGLPTGIINCILEDEFQAIWVSKSSGVSQIIPKAIASASEYEFMITNYTEDDGLQGQEFNVNASLRTSDDDLIFGGPNGFNLFKPKNMKYNKILPNVVFTELQVFNKPVKVGEKINGKVLLTKSITETEHITLKHSMNVFSIEFAGLSYFNPNKVKFKYMLEGFDQGWNETSSANSKVTYTNLNGGDYEFKVMACNNDGFWNETPSTIKLTVLPPFYASNLAFVIYFIFISGILIYIRYSMLKKERMKLQMENDRILAQKHHEMDEMKLRFLTNVSHEFRTPLTLILTPLEKLLKMDKAPSERNLLETIQRNTNELLNLVNQLLDFRKLDLHGLRFNPSYGDIVNFLSGVCNNFTDSFQKSGVQFSFNSNINQFFFRFDHEKLNKVMMNLISNALKFTPKGGEVLVTIDRINTNENKQGEIQIRVKDTGVGIEKSDHEKIFERFYQSSNSSALGYSGSGIGLNLVKEMIELHNGSIKVESIPNKGAEFIVSIPVPEEQITEEKEVKVETQSQGPIEKPAKEKKVQGKPIVLLIEDNFDFRSFMRETLMDTYEVHEAADGVEGYELVFKLVPDLIISDVMMPRMDGLEMCKKLKNDARTSHIPLILLTARTADEDKIKGLEIGADDYITKPFNMDLLLLRIQNLVEKQLKVQDHFQKNIDISPSVVEITSLDEKLIKKAISCVEKNISEARFSVEDLSRELGMSRVYLYKKLMAITGKSPVEFIRIIRLKRGAQLLEKSQLTVAEIAYEVGFNSPRYFSKYFKEEYGMLPTAYIKEKTNK
- a CDS encoding RagB/SusD family nutrient uptake outer membrane protein yields the protein MKTIKFSIILSMVIIVFTISCSDDFLDETPYSSYAPETLTDEAGIEAALKGLHYRFGQLWTWSNRQGWNCVWQVGTDVCSPGGIEGVEIPFFKYEDLTGENGAVSYMWSQCYQIINNANNALKSIGEDGDPAKIGEAKFFRAYAYNLLATLYGNVPLLIEPTASARTDLERTPVAQVNSQIIEDLIYAAANLPSIDETVSESRANKHMAMQCLGEVYLRTNQPSLAEDVLTDIIESGDFELIEDRYGIAANKNGDYFHDMFMYGNQRRSQGNKEAIWTFELEYTKNVTGGFTNAPQQRRVWVPAYHNVPGMVYSVQDPDEGTISPYGGRGNGRMRPSNWVKYDLYADGDMRNSEFNITRTFHYNAPDWTASIGVDANGFRVSADSPDAVDVIEVKTGDQVVLAASDTLEAMFPYTRKWDSFDPDDPWGWTCIKDFPMMRLGETYLLRAEARFKNSNPGGAADDINIIRDRAFKNARIETGNASLGQVSDSDITMDFILDERARELFAEENRRVTLMRTGTLIERAKINTDVSIKGTISGLDPRILLLPIPLTEIQRNKDVEWDQNPGYN